A genomic segment from Syngnathus scovelli strain Florida chromosome 3, RoL_Ssco_1.2, whole genome shotgun sequence encodes:
- the ndufs4 gene encoding NADH dehydrogenase [ubiquinone] iron-sulfur protein 4, mitochondrial, with the protein MTTNMATSMSLLGLGRLSVINAASKVFLKPLSTSAQRLAEGAGRDTQLITVDEKLDITAVTGVPEEHVKTRKVHIFVPAKTAMQSGVNSTKKWKMDFDTRERWENPLMGWASSADPLSNMVLSFSSKEDAIAFAEKNGWSYHITDKRTPKPRVKSYGANFSWDKRTRRSAK; encoded by the exons ATGACAACAAACATGGCGACCTCAATGTCACTTTTGGGACTGGGACGTCTTTCTGTGATCAACGCTGCTTCTAAAGTGTTCCTGAAACCCCTTAG CACGTCGGCACAGAGGCTGGCAGAGGGAGCCGGACGAGACACGCAGCTCATCACAGTCGATGAGAAACTG gacatcaccgctgtgacaGGGGTGCCGGAGGAGCACGTGAAGACACGCAAAGTTCACATCTTCGTGCCCGCCAAGACCGCAATGCAGTCGGGAGTGAACAGCACCAAAAAGTGGAAGATGGACTTTGACACCAGGGAACGTTGGGAGAACCCACTGATGGGCTGGGCCTCAAG CGCTGATCCCTTATCCAACATGGTGCTCTCTTTCTCCTCCAAGGAAGACGCCATTGCCTTTGCTGAGAAAAATG GTTGGAGCTACCACATCACCGACAAACGAACTCCAAAGCCTCGCGTCAAATCCTACGGAGCCAACTTCTCTTGGGATAAGAGGACCAGAAGGTCCGCTAAGTAA